A genomic stretch from Diachasmimorpha longicaudata isolate KC_UGA_2023 chromosome 2, iyDiaLong2, whole genome shotgun sequence includes:
- the LOC135172525 gene encoding annexin B9-like isoform X1 — protein MSYGYQGPPVMPFPGKKPPTSFGVPPGTPSAPSAMPHPDTNYGFNAPPTSFGMPQPYSPYSSTPYPSQPSPYAPPQPSPYPQPSGYSQQSSPYPQPQPAGYVQQPSPYPGQPSPYPQQAPHPSPYPQQPSQYPQQSSHYPSLQPEQPAYPPRSMNPYPQSANSQSSNSIYRGGAYPRGQRPEGQSQPAYDTKYNSMPYHTAPAPRKAPFARKLTPTVVPYSDFDPRTDAEILRKAMKGFGTDEKAIINVLANRNNIQRQEIEKQFKTLYGKDLKSDLKSELSGNFEALIIAMITPLPEYYAKELHEAMSGIGTEECVLIEVMCTMSNHEIRVIGQVYEMKYGRSLEDDLRNDTSGNFKRLMVSLSCGNRDETFDVNPAAAAEDARRLLQAGELRFGTDESIFNEILVQRNIPQLIQIFQEYHNITGHTIRDAIENEFTGDIKKGLLAIVKCVENRAQFFAEQLYKSMKGMGTDDRRLIRLIVTRSEIDMGEIKQEFSRTYGKSLEDFISDDCSGHYKKCLLALIS, from the exons ATGAGCTACGGATATCAG GGTCCTCCAGTAATGCCGTTTCCGGGAAAAAAGCCACCAACAAGTTTCGGCGTGCCACCCGGCACACCCTCTGCCCCCAGTGCTATGCCTCATCCTGATACTAACTATGGCTTTAATGCACCTCCCACTAGTTTTGGCATGCCACAGCCTTACTCTCCATACTCATCTACTCCATATCCATCACAGCCATCTCCATATGCTCCTCCACAACCATCTCCATACCCTCAGCCGAGCGGATATTCCCAACAGTCATCTCCATACCCACAGCCTCAGCCAGCAGGATATGTTCAGCAGCCTTCTCCTTATCCTGGTCAGCCCTCCCCTTATCCTCAGCAAGCCCCTCACCCATCCCCCTACCCTCAACAACCCTCGCAGTATCCTCAACAATCCTCTCACTATCCCTCCCTCCAACCCGAACAACCAGCTTATCCACCAAGAAGCATGAATCCTTACCCGCAAAGTGCCAATTCGCAATCATCAAACAGCATTTATCGCGGTGGGGCCTACCCTAGGGGGCAGAGGCCAGAAGGTCAATCTCAACCTGCCTATGATACCAAGTACAATTCAATGCCTTACCACACTGCCCCAGCCCCCCGGAAGGCTCCATTCGCAAGAAAG CTGACCCCTACAGTCGTCCCATACTCCGATTTCGATCCTCGCACTGATGCGGAAATCTTACGAAAAGCGATGAAGGGCTTCGGCACTGACGAGAAAGCTATCATCAATGTTCTTGCAAATCGGAATAATATTCAACGACAAGAAATTGAGAAGCAGTTTAAAACGCTTTATGGAAAG GATTTGAAGTCAGATCTGAAGTCAGAACTCTCCGGCAATTTTGAGGCTCTCATTATTGCTATGATAACTCCTCTTCCTGAATATTATGCTAAAGAACTTCACGAGGCAATGTCTGGCATTGGAACTGAAGAATGTGTATTGATTGAGGTCATGTGTACCATGTCAAACCATGAAATTCGAGTAATTGGACAGGTGTACGAAATGA aataCGGCAGGTCATTGGAGGATGATCTCCGTAATGATACATCTGGTAACTTCAAGCGTCTGATGGTTTCACTGTCTTGCGGTAATCGAGACGAGACTTTCGACGTTAATCCAGCGGCTGCAGCTGAGGATGCCCGGAGACTTCTACAAGCAG GTGAATTACGCTTTGGTACTGatgaatcaattttcaacgaaatacTGGTGCAGCGCAACATCCCCCAGTTGATACAAATATTCCAGGAATATCACAATATAACTGGACATACGATTCGAGATGccattgaaaatgaatttactGGTGACATAAAGAAAGGACTTCTCGCTATTG TCAAATGCGTTGAGAACCGAGCGCAATTTTTTGCTGAACAACTCTACAAAAGTATGAAGGGAATGGGAACAGATGACCGACGTCTCATCCGTTTAATTGTCACTCGATCTGAAATCGATATGGGAGAAATAAAGCAAGAATTCAGTCGCACGTATGGAAAATCTCTGGAGGATTTCATATCC GATGATTGTTCAGGGCACTACAAGAAGTGTCTGTTGGCATTGATCTCATAG
- the LOC135172525 gene encoding annexin B9-like isoform X2, translating to MSYGYQLTPTVVPYSDFDPRTDAEILRKAMKGFGTDEKAIINVLANRNNIQRQEIEKQFKTLYGKDLKSDLKSELSGNFEALIIAMITPLPEYYAKELHEAMSGIGTEECVLIEVMCTMSNHEIRVIGQVYEMKYGRSLEDDLRNDTSGNFKRLMVSLSCGNRDETFDVNPAAAAEDARRLLQAGELRFGTDESIFNEILVQRNIPQLIQIFQEYHNITGHTIRDAIENEFTGDIKKGLLAIVKCVENRAQFFAEQLYKSMKGMGTDDRRLIRLIVTRSEIDMGEIKQEFSRTYGKSLEDFISDDCSGHYKKCLLALIS from the exons ATGAGCTACGGATATCAG CTGACCCCTACAGTCGTCCCATACTCCGATTTCGATCCTCGCACTGATGCGGAAATCTTACGAAAAGCGATGAAGGGCTTCGGCACTGACGAGAAAGCTATCATCAATGTTCTTGCAAATCGGAATAATATTCAACGACAAGAAATTGAGAAGCAGTTTAAAACGCTTTATGGAAAG GATTTGAAGTCAGATCTGAAGTCAGAACTCTCCGGCAATTTTGAGGCTCTCATTATTGCTATGATAACTCCTCTTCCTGAATATTATGCTAAAGAACTTCACGAGGCAATGTCTGGCATTGGAACTGAAGAATGTGTATTGATTGAGGTCATGTGTACCATGTCAAACCATGAAATTCGAGTAATTGGACAGGTGTACGAAATGA aataCGGCAGGTCATTGGAGGATGATCTCCGTAATGATACATCTGGTAACTTCAAGCGTCTGATGGTTTCACTGTCTTGCGGTAATCGAGACGAGACTTTCGACGTTAATCCAGCGGCTGCAGCTGAGGATGCCCGGAGACTTCTACAAGCAG GTGAATTACGCTTTGGTACTGatgaatcaattttcaacgaaatacTGGTGCAGCGCAACATCCCCCAGTTGATACAAATATTCCAGGAATATCACAATATAACTGGACATACGATTCGAGATGccattgaaaatgaatttactGGTGACATAAAGAAAGGACTTCTCGCTATTG TCAAATGCGTTGAGAACCGAGCGCAATTTTTTGCTGAACAACTCTACAAAAGTATGAAGGGAATGGGAACAGATGACCGACGTCTCATCCGTTTAATTGTCACTCGATCTGAAATCGATATGGGAGAAATAAAGCAAGAATTCAGTCGCACGTATGGAAAATCTCTGGAGGATTTCATATCC GATGATTGTTCAGGGCACTACAAGAAGTGTCTGTTGGCATTGATCTCATAG